GCTCTCCTCCCCTTCGTAGACTATGCCGTAGTCTCGCGCACATTTGTGCACCAGTTCTTGGGCGGCAGGAACCTGGCCAACGCTGCTCGCAGTCTGCTCCGTTTCGGGCCGCGCGTGGCCGTGGTGACCGCTGGCGAGCACGGATGCTGGTGCGCCACACACGATGAGATCATTCACCAGCCGGCTTTCGAGGTAAAAGTCGTGGATACCACGGGCGCCGGTGACGTGTTTCATGGCGCTTTCCTTTTCGGTGTGCTCCAGGGCTGGGAACTTCCCAGGCTGTTACGGTGGGCAAGCGCTACCGCCGCGCTGAGCTGCACAAGACTCGGGGCCCAGGCCGCTCTGCCCTCCTTCGCGCAGGTGCGGCGCTTTCTTGCCGCACGCCACGGGCAGTGAGCATACGGAGCGCGCTCCGGACAGATAACCGTGGGACTGCGTCTACGGGAAAAGGGGGACTTGGGGTGGGCAGGTCCATTGCGGGCCCGGCCCGAATATAGCTTGGCAAAACGGTAGCCTCTTCTGCGGACGTGTGAACGGAGGTAAAACAATGGGACGCGAACAGAGCAAGCAAAGGGAAAGGGGAGTGCTTGCGGTCACGCTGGTGGCGGTGTTCATGGCGGCTGGGTGCTCGGCGAAGAAGCACGAGCTCAAGGGCGGCATCCCGTGGCTTTACAACCTAGACGAGGGTTTTGCCCAAGCCAAGGTGGAAGGCAAGCCATTGATGGTCGACTTTATGGCAACCTGGTGTCCGCCGTGTAAAGCCATGGAGGACTCCACGTTCAGCCACCCAGAAGTGATTCGCAAGGCGGCCCAGTTTGTGGCTGTGCGCATCGACGTGGACAAGCAGGGAGAAGTTGCCAACAAGTACAATGCCAATGCGCGCAAATACAACGGGGTGGGTATCCCGAACGTCTTGTTTATGACTGCCGAGGGAGAGAAGCTGCTGCACCCAATCGGCTATCGTTCACCAGTTGCTTTCCTTGCCGTGATGGACTCAGCATTGGCGATGTGTCGTAGGTAGATGCGAAGACCCAACATTGTCGAAAGAGAACGAGGAGTGAGAGGATGAAGAGAGCGATGTCCATAATTGCCGTGACATTGGCCGGATTTGTGATTCTTGCCGGCCCGCTGCATGCACAAAGGGTGGCGAGGATTGTCTACGTGAGCGCCGAAAGCGAAAATCTCCGAGCGGCACCGGCTGGCCAGGTGATTGGTAAGGTGAATCGTGGTGCGTCGCTTGAGGTGCTGGAGGAGACGGACAAGTGGATGCGAGTACAGGTCACCGCGTGGATCTGGAAGGCTTCGGTGAATTATACGCGTCCATTTGACAAAACAACGGCGCTGCGCGCCCAGCATATCCTGGTTAAGACAAGAGCAGAAGCCGAGGAGATCCTGCGAGAACTCCGCGCCGGTGCGGATTTTGCCGAGGTGGCCAAGAAAAAGTCCATAGGCCCCACCGCTGCGGCTGGTGGTGATCTGGGCTACTTCAATCCCGACGACTTTGACCCTGCTTTCGCGCGGGTGATCACAGCCCTGAAAGTCGGGGAGATCAGCGACATAGTCGAGACCAAGATCGGCTTCTCCATATTCAAGCGGCTCAAGTGACCTATGGGCTTGCGGATGGTGGCGCGGAGAGTGCGTCCGGCCGCCCTTTGCACGAACACGTCCGTTTCCTGTGGCGCCAGAGGCCTTATTGGACCGGGAAGAACGCGACGCCATCGGGCAGTCAAGGCGCGGGCCTGGTCGCCAACGTCGCCGCAAGAGTTAAGGATCTGCTGTGACTAGGCGCCAGTTTTTTCGACAGTTCTTTGTGACGAGTAGAAAGACCAGGGGAGGTTCGGAACCTCCCGGTGCGGCGCACCCGTGACCTGGAAGGACGCACAAATCAAGACTGAACGGAATTTTTTGCTTGACTTTTGCTGGCGGGCTACTTATATTCCCAGAAGGAAAAGCAGTTGGCGCCAGGCCGGCAGCGGAACGTCCTGCAGAGTTGAGTGTTCCTAACTGTCTTTCTCTGTGCGAGGGCGCATCCGCTCTGGGTGAACGCGGAGGACACAGAGGAAGGAGGTGCGCGGCATCAAGCGGTAAGGCTTTTGTCTCCAAATATCCGACCATAACCTTACGAGGGAGTGTGGCACATGAGGATGAGAACTGCCTTTATCGGGATGTTGCTGGCGGCGTACGGTCTGGTCTTTGCTGGCACCACCGGCAAGATCGCGGGAGTGGTGACCGACGCCGAGACAGGCCAACCACTCCCGGCGGTTAATGTCGTCATCGAGGGCACCACGATGGGGGCCGCAACCGCACTAGACGGCCACTACGTGATTCTTAACGTGCCCCCTGGTGTCTATACATTGCGTGCCTCGATGATGGGCTACGCCACCGTGACGGTCACCGATGTGCGCGTGAAAATTGACCTCACCACCACCCAGGACTTCAAGCTAGCGCCGCAGACCCTACTGGGGCAGGAAGTGGTGGTGGTGGCCGAGCGGCCGGTGGTCCAGGTGGACGTGGCCGCCAGCCAAAAGAACGTCACTGCCAGCGAGATCACTGCGCTTCCGGTCACGAAGGTGACCGATGCCATTGGGCTGCAAGCTGGTGTCACCTCTGGCCTGGGTATCAGGGGCAGTGGCTCCGACCAGGCCATTTTCATGGTGGACGGGGTGGTTCTGCGCGATGAGCGAGACAACCGGCCCATCACCGGTGTGCCCCTCAGCGCCGTGCGTGAGGTGTCAGTCCAGGTCGGCGGCTTCAGCGCAGAGTACACCAACGTCCGCTCCGGGGTGGTGAACGTCGTCACGCGGGAAGGAGACCCAAAAGGTTACAGCGGCACGCTTACCTTCAAGATTCGTCCTCCTGGCCCCAAACATTTTGGCATTTCTCCCTACGACCGCAATTCATACTGGCTCAGACCCTACCTGGATGATGCCGTGTGCTGGACAGGCACCAAGAACGGTGCCTGGGACGCGTACACCCAGCGTCAGTACCCAGAGTTTGATGGCTGGAACAAAGTTTCAGCCCTCACACTGCAGGACGATGACCCCAGCAACGACCTCACCCCCCAGGGGGCGCAACAGGTCTTCTTGTGGGAACACCGCAAGCAAGGTGACATCAAAGACCCTGATTACTTGTTTGACGCGGGCTTCGGTGGGCCAGTGCCTCTTGTCGGCAAGTATCTGGGTAATCTGCGGTTCTTTGCTTCCGGTCGCCGGGAGGAGAACCAGTACCTCATCGAGCTTTCACGCAAGTCGATTCTGGACCAGAGCTTCATGTTGCGGATGTCATCGGACATCAATCCCTCCATGAAGCTTTCGTTTATTGGCCTGTACGGCGAAACGCATGCAGTCTCTTCGAGTTTTTCCGGCGGCACATCATATTTCGAGACTGCCGAAGAGATTGCAGAGCAGATGACCACTGGAAGCTTCACTGTGCCGACCCGTTACTACACCAACATCTACTGGTCGCCAACCTCCCGTTTCTACCACACCGCGACCCTCAAGTGGACCCATGTGCTGAGCCCCAGCACCTTCTACGAGGTGCAGCTCAAGCGGATGGGCAAGAAGTACTACACCCGGCCCGGCCGGTATCGCAATACCTCGAAGCTATACGAAGTTTTCCCCGGCTACTACCTGGATGAGCGGCCGTTCGGCTTTTCTGAGGAACCCATCTTTGGCATCGACGGCGTCTTCATCATGGGTGGGCCAGTGAGCGTGTCGCGAGACTACAGCCGGCTAGCAACCTACACCGGGCGTGCGGACCTGGTCAGCCAAGTAGACCGTCGCAACCAGGTGAAGGCGGGTGCTGAATTCGTATATGACATCTTCGACATGTCCTTTGGCCAGTACAACGCCTACCTGCCCGAAGGCAACACCTGGACTAGGGTTGACCAGAGCCCGTATCGAGGCACGTTCTACGTGACCGACAAGATCGAGTTTGAAGGCTTCATTTCCAACCTTGGGCTTGTGCTGGACTACAGCAACCCCAACGGCAATTGGTTCGATGTCGATGCCTACGACCGGGGGTTCTTCTCGCAGCAGTACCGTGAGGAGCGCGAGTCGCAGTATCGAACCAAGAAGCCGGAGACGCGGTGGACCCTGAGCCCACGGCTGGCAATCTCGCATCCCATCACGGCCAGCTCCAAGCTCTACTTCAACTATGGCCACTACCGGCAGATGCCCACCTCTGAGCGGCTCTACCGGGTGCAACGCTCTGCCATCAACGCGGTGGACTATCTCGGCGATCCGACCATCGCGCTTGCGCGGACGGTCTCCTACGAACTGGGTTACGACCATGCGCTGGGCAGGGACTACCTGCTGCACCTCTCCGCCTACTACAAGGACATCACCGACGAAGAATACTGGGTGCGCTACATCAGCTTTGACGGCAAAGTCAACTACTACAAGCTGACGAACAATGCCTATGAGGACATTCGCGGTTTTGAGGCGGACATCACCAAGCTATGGGGGGCGTGGCTGACCGGAGACCTCAACTATGAATACCGCGTGGAGACCTCTGGCCAATTTGGGCGCGCCTACATGTACGAAAACCCGGCTGACCAGCGGGAGTACGAACGGCGCAATCCGGTGCAATCTAAGCCCAGGCCACGGCCTCGCTTCAAGGCCTATGTGGATCTGCACACGCCTCCTTCTTACGGCCCTGAGATTGTGGGGCAAAAGGTCCTGGGCGACTGGCACCTGAACCTGGTGGGGAGATGGACCGCAGGCAGCTGGTTCACTTGGAACCCGAACAATGTGCCCGGTATCACCTACAACGTCCAGTGGAAGGACTACTACAACGTGGACTTGAAGTTGTCCAAGGTTTTCCCCATCGGCAAGTTCGACGTCAAGCTTTTCGTTGATATCTACAACCTGTTCAACATCAAGCGGTTCTCCGGTCTATCCCACGTTAATGTGTTCGACTACAACTACTACATGCAGTCGCTGCATCTGCCGAAAGACGTGGGTAATGCCCTGGGCTACCTGTACATACCGGGCGATGACCAACCGGGCGACTACCGCAAAGACGGCGTGGCGTTCCAGCCCATGGAACCGGTGCCGGACATGAAGGACGTGAGCAAGCTGAATCCGCAGGTTATTTACTACGATTTGAGCAGGCAGAAGTACTTTGAGTGCATTGGCGGCCAGTGGGTCATGGTTCCCGAGCCGAAGATCAAGAAACTTTTGGACGACAAGGCATATATTGACATGCCCAACCAGACCCACTTCACGTTCCTGAACCCGCGGAGTGTATTCTTTGGAGTCACGATCGACTTTCGCCTGTAGCGAGGCAACAAGAGGATTCACCAAGCAGAAGGGCATACCATGAGAGGAATCGCACATTGGCTATTGGCGACGTTGCTGGCGCTGGCGCTGCTACCGGTGCCGGGGCGCGCCGACGAGACGAAGTGGATGGCGGTGGGCATGCTCCACGATTGGTTCTCCAGCGCGGGC
The sequence above is drawn from the candidate division KSB1 bacterium genome and encodes:
- a CDS encoding thioredoxin family protein translates to MGREQSKQRERGVLAVTLVAVFMAAGCSAKKHELKGGIPWLYNLDEGFAQAKVEGKPLMVDFMATWCPPCKAMEDSTFSHPEVIRKAAQFVAVRIDVDKQGEVANKYNANARKYNGVGIPNVLFMTAEGEKLLHPIGYRSPVAFLAVMDSALAMCRR
- a CDS encoding peptidylprolyl isomerase → MKRAMSIIAVTLAGFVILAGPLHAQRVARIVYVSAESENLRAAPAGQVIGKVNRGASLEVLEETDKWMRVQVTAWIWKASVNYTRPFDKTTALRAQHILVKTRAEAEEILRELRAGADFAEVAKKKSIGPTAAAGGDLGYFNPDDFDPAFARVITALKVGEISDIVETKIGFSIFKRLK
- a CDS encoding TonB-dependent receptor; translation: MRMRTAFIGMLLAAYGLVFAGTTGKIAGVVTDAETGQPLPAVNVVIEGTTMGAATALDGHYVILNVPPGVYTLRASMMGYATVTVTDVRVKIDLTTTQDFKLAPQTLLGQEVVVVAERPVVQVDVAASQKNVTASEITALPVTKVTDAIGLQAGVTSGLGIRGSGSDQAIFMVDGVVLRDERDNRPITGVPLSAVREVSVQVGGFSAEYTNVRSGVVNVVTREGDPKGYSGTLTFKIRPPGPKHFGISPYDRNSYWLRPYLDDAVCWTGTKNGAWDAYTQRQYPEFDGWNKVSALTLQDDDPSNDLTPQGAQQVFLWEHRKQGDIKDPDYLFDAGFGGPVPLVGKYLGNLRFFASGRREENQYLIELSRKSILDQSFMLRMSSDINPSMKLSFIGLYGETHAVSSSFSGGTSYFETAEEIAEQMTTGSFTVPTRYYTNIYWSPTSRFYHTATLKWTHVLSPSTFYEVQLKRMGKKYYTRPGRYRNTSKLYEVFPGYYLDERPFGFSEEPIFGIDGVFIMGGPVSVSRDYSRLATYTGRADLVSQVDRRNQVKAGAEFVYDIFDMSFGQYNAYLPEGNTWTRVDQSPYRGTFYVTDKIEFEGFISNLGLVLDYSNPNGNWFDVDAYDRGFFSQQYREERESQYRTKKPETRWTLSPRLAISHPITASSKLYFNYGHYRQMPTSERLYRVQRSAINAVDYLGDPTIALARTVSYELGYDHALGRDYLLHLSAYYKDITDEEYWVRYISFDGKVNYYKLTNNAYEDIRGFEADITKLWGAWLTGDLNYEYRVETSGQFGRAYMYENPADQREYERRNPVQSKPRPRPRFKAYVDLHTPPSYGPEIVGQKVLGDWHLNLVGRWTAGSWFTWNPNNVPGITYNVQWKDYYNVDLKLSKVFPIGKFDVKLFVDIYNLFNIKRFSGLSHVNVFDYNYYMQSLHLPKDVGNALGYLYIPGDDQPGDYRKDGVAFQPMEPVPDMKDVSKLNPQVIYYDLSRQKYFECIGGQWVMVPEPKIKKLLDDKAYIDMPNQTHFTFLNPRSVFFGVTIDFRL